In Aspergillus fumigatus Af293 chromosome 2, whole genome shotgun sequence, a genomic segment contains:
- a CDS encoding putative sugar hydrolase, translating into MKFTEGMWLLREGIRIDWMSNVERLHIQDETVDLLLNKFQRHRGDTLNSPTVSARVTSPLEGIIGVKLVHWAGGLDKGPHYRLNTSSGHAKIDHVAKQKLSYTSGDLELNINTAPNELDFVFSSADKGKLTGHSWRSIGYVGDQTTDRSRWDDGIFFERQGYMLAELDLGVGEKLYGLGERFGPFVKNGQRVDIWNEDGGTSSELAYKNIPFYISSKGYGVFVNNPGKVSLELQSERTTRVNISIPGEELEYFVVYGKTPKEIVGRYTALTGRPSLVPSWSYNLWLTTSFTTNYDEQTVTSFLDGFRDRDIPLGVFHFDCFWMKSYQWCDFEFDSEMFPDSGGYLARLKERGLRISAWINPYVGQASPLFQEGKEKGYFIKRTDGSVWQWDLWQAGMAIVDFTNPAACDWFVAHLRRLMDLGVDSFKTDFGERIPYKNIQYHDGSDPIRMHNYYTLLFNKLVYETMTARYGPSNSLLFARSSAPGGQAYPVHWGGDCESTYEAMAESLRGGLSLMLSGYIFWASDIGGFEGTPPPALYKRWVQFGLLSSHSRLHGSSSFRIPWIYGEDACTVLRDCVKRKILLTPYLLLEALRGHRQGVPLMRPMFLEFPDDLNTYPLDTQYMFGANLLVAPVFSEDGSVTFYVPRTPEDACGKWRSWFDHAKTYESGQWYTETHGFDTLPILVRPGSVTPVNPKLKVPEGDALDGLELLVNGTLAADVEVEVVDPSKTYATLKTVRVSPSGDTVTVADANIKVVCIHK; encoded by the exons ATGAAATTCACAGAGGGAATGTGGCTCCTTAGG GAGGGCATTCGCATCGACTGGATGAGCAATGTTGAACGACTACACATTCAGGATGAGAcggtcgatctccttctgAACAAGTTCCAGAGACATCGCGGTGACACACTAAACTCGC CGACTGTTTCTGCGCGGGTTACGTCGCCCCTCGAGGGCATCATTGGAGTCAAACTTGTGCACTG GGCCGGCGGACTCGACAAGGGGCCCCATTACAGGCTCAACACCTCTTCCGGCCACGCCAAGATCGACCACGTCGCGAAGCAGAAACTGAGCTACACCAGCGGCGACCTTGAGCTCAACATCAACACCGCCCCCAACGAACTCGACTTTGTCTTTTCCAGCGCTGACAAGGGCAAATTGACCGGACACTCATGGCGCTCGATCGGCTACGTCGGCGACCAGACGACCGACAGGTCACGCTGGGACGACggcatcttcttcgagcGCCAGGGATACATGCTCGCCGAACTGGACCTCGGCGTCGGCGAGAAGCTGTACGGACTCGGAGAGCGGTTTGGCCCCTTCGTTAAGAACGGACAGCGCGTCGACATCTGGAACGAGGACGGCGGGACCTCGTCTGAGCTGGCGTACAAGAACATTCCCTTTTATATCAGCTCGAAGGGGTACGGTGTGTTTGTGAACAACCCCGGCAAGGTCAGTCTGGAGTTGCAGTCGGAGCGCACCACGCGAGTCAATATCTCCATTCCTGGCGAGGAGCTGGAGTACTTTGTTGTGTACGGGAAGACGCCCAAGGAGATCGTGGGCAGGTATACGGCGCTGACGGGGAGGCCGAGCTTGGTGCCCTCGTGGAGTTATAATCTCTGGCTTACCACCA GCTTCACGACCAACTACGACGAACAGACCGTCACCAGCTTCCTGGATGGCTTCCGGGACCGCGACATCCCCCTCGGCGTGTTCCACTTTGATTGCTTCTGGATGAAATCCTACCAGTGGTGCGACTTTGAGTTCGATTCCGAGATGTTCCCCGACTCTGGGGGTTACCTCGCGCGCTTGAAAGAGCGCGGGCTGCGCATCAGCGCCTGGATCAACCCGTACGTGGGCCAAGCGTCCCCCCTCTTccaggagggcaaggagaaGGGCTACTTCATCAAACGCACCGACGGGTCCGTCTGGCAATGGGACCTCTGGCAAGCGGGCATGGCCATCGTCGACTTCACCAACCCAGCCGCCTGCGACTGGTTCGTCGCTCACCTTCGCCGCCTCATGGACCTCGGCGTCGACTCCTTCAAAACCGACTTCGGCGAGCGCATCCCCTACAAAAACATCCAGTACCACGACGGCTCCGACCCTATCCGCATGCACAACTACTACACTCTCCTCTTCAACAAACTCGTGTACGAAACCATGACCGCCCGCTACGGCCCCTCCAACTCTCTCCTCTTCGCCCGCTCCTCCGCCCCAGGCGGCCAAGCCTACCCCGTCCACTGGGGCGGCGACTGCGAATCCACCTATGAAGCCATGGCCGAGTCCCTCCGCGGCGGCCTCTCCCTCATGCTCTCGGGGTATATCTTCTGGGCCTCGGACATCGGCGGTTTCGAGGGAACCCCACCCCCAGCTCTCTACAAGCGCTGGGTCCAGTTCGGGCTTCTATCCTCGCACTCCCGCCTCCACgggtcctcctccttccgcaTCCCCTGGATCTACGGCGAAGACGCCTGCACCGTCCTCCGCGACTGCGTCAAACGCAAGATCCTCCTCACCCcctacctcctcctcgaggcGCTGCGCGGCCACCGCCAAGGCGTTCCGCTCATGAGACCCATGTTCCTCGAGTTCCCCGACGACCTCAACACCTACCCGCTCGACACGCAGTACATGTTCGGCGCGAACCTGCTCGTCGCACCGGTGTTCTCGGAGGATGGGTCAGTCACGTTCTATGTGCCCCGGACGCCGGAGGACGCGTGCGGTAAGTGGCGCTCGTGGTTTGATCATGCCAAGACGTACGAGTCTGGTCAGTGGTATACCGAGACGCATGGCTTTGATACCCTGCCGATCCTTGTTCGGCCGGGCTCGGTGACGCCTGTTAATCCCAAGTTGAAGGTGCCCGAGGGTGATGCCCTGGATGGACTGGAGTTGCTCGTCAACGGTACTTTGGCGGCGGATGTGGAGGTCGAGGTGGTAGACCCCAGTAAGACGTACGCGACGCTCAAGACTGTCCGTGTCTCGCCCAGTGGCGATACGGTGACTGTTGCCGATGCGAATATTAAGGTGGTCTGCATTCACAAATAG
- a CDS encoding pre-rRNA-processing protein ESF1 yields MPDSKKSRKSGEADKQAGPVITDPRFANIQTDPRYRLPSKRQTHVKLDKRFAHMLRDKDFSRNAAVDRYGRKLARDDTKKQLERFYQLEGDEEGDKDEDEDEEGDGIVADDDDEVRKELKRIDKAYDPARDGGFSSSSSEEESSSDEESEEEDDEEEQSIEELDFPDKQQVDVPTGEVTNRIAVVNLDWDNIRAEDLMAVFSSFVPTGGRVLKVSVYPSEFGKERMEREETEGPPREIFATNKRQEDDDEENEEDLDSEEEEEKIKQSILKEDQGEEFNSTQLRKYQLERLRYFYAILTFSSKDVAKHVYDSVDGAEYLSSANFFDLRFVPEDTDFSDDKPRDECERIPDGYQPNEFVTDALQHSKVKLTWDAEDKSRKEAQARAFRGSRKDIDENDLKAYLASDSSDDEGEEEAVEVVDTTKGDGSSTKISKKEEERQRLRALLGLSTEPLKSSKSSGPVGEMEVTFTSGLAGEPKRDTIFENEPEREETTIEKYIRKERERKKRRKEKLKALKRGETQGEAKADANGDDVSSAGEGQAAHEDLGFNDPFFDDPDGKATAAARRKEEKRKKRAEREAEEAANAAKRAELELLMLDDKKSEIKHFDMNEIEKAQKQARKKNKKKAKDQAQTVNDDFQMDVSDPRFARLFESHEYAIDPTNPKFKPTPGMKALLDEGRKRRRDRDDRGDEEVSTSRDRKKKKQKQSAAGNAGSDDLKKLVDKVKRNTQQT; encoded by the exons ATGCCGGACTCAAAGAAATCCAGAAAGAGCGGCGAGGCCGACAAGCAGGCCGGCCCTGTTATCA CTGATCCCAGATTTGCTAATATCCAGACCGATCCGCGATATCGCCTTCCCAGCAAACGCCAGACCCATGTGAAGCTCGACAAGCGTTTTGCGCACATGCTGCGCGACAAGGATTTCTCTCGAAATGCCGCGGTTGATCGCTATGGACGCAAGCTTGCTCGCGATGACACGAAGAAGCAGTTGGAGAGATTTTACCAGTTGGAGGGCGACGAAGAGGGAGATaaagatgaggacgaggacgaggagggagatggaATAGTCgctgatgacgatgacgaggttCGCAAGGAGTTGAAGCGGATAGACAAGGCGTATGATCCTGCTCGGGACGGAGGattctcatcttcgtcttcggaaGAGGAGAGCTCGAGTGATGAggaaagtgaagaagaggacgacgaggaggaacagagtATTGAAGAACTGGACTTTCCCGATAAACAGCAGGTGGATGTGCCGACGGGAGAAGTCACGAATCGCATTGCGGTGGTCAACCTGGACTGGGATAATATCCGGGCGGAGGATCTGATGGCTGTGTTTTCCAGTTTTGTTCCGACCGGCGGCCGGGTGTTGAAGGTCTCTGTGTACCCGAGTGAGTTTGGCAAGGAGCGcatggagagggaggaaacGGAAGGCCCTCCTCGGGAGATTTTCGCGACGAACAAGCgccaggaggacgacgatgaggagaacGAAGAGGATCTTGAttcggaagaagaggaggaaaagatcaaGCAGTCGATTTTGAAGGAAGATCAGGGCGAGGAGTTCAACTCTACCCAGCTACGAAAGTATCAACTGGAACGACTGCGGTACTTCTACGCGATCCTGACATTCTCGAGCAAGGATGTTGCGAAACATGTGTACGACTCCGTGGACGGAGCTGAGTATCTATCCAGTGCCAACTTCTTTGACCTTCGGTTCGTACCGGAGGACACGGACTTCTCCGACGACAAGCCGCGCGACGAATGTGAACGGATCCCGGACGGATACCAACCGAATGAGTTCGTGACTGATGCGCTGCAGCACAGCAAGGTCAAGCTTACATGGGACGCGGAAGACAAATCGCGCAAGGAAGCTCAAGCCCGAGCTTTCAGAGGCAGTCGCAAGGATATTGACGAGAATGATCTGAAGGCCTATCTTGCCAGTGACAGTTCTGAtgacgagggagaagaagaggcggtgGAAGTTGTGGATACTACAAAGGGAGACGGGTCTAGCACAAAGATCTccaagaaagaggaagagcggCAGCGCCTGCGGGCTCTCCTGGGCTTAAGTACAGAGCCTCTCAAGTCCTCCAAATCGTCTGGTCCTGTCGGCGAAATGGAGGTCACCTTCACGTCGGGCTTGGCAGGAGAGCCCAAACGCGACACCATTTTCGAGAACGAGCCTGAGAGAGAGGAGACTACGATCGAGAAGTATATACGGAAAGAGCGTGAGCGCAAGAAgcggagaaaggagaagctgaaggctCTGAAGCGCGGGGAAACTCAAGGGGAGGCGAAGGCTGATGCCAACGGGGACGATGTATCGTCTGCAGGCGAGGGACAAGCTGCGCACGAAGACTTGGGCTTCAACGATCCGTTCTTTGACGATCCGGATGGCAAGGCCACTGCTGCCGCTCGTcgcaaggaggagaagcgtaAGAAGCGTGCTGAAcgcgaggccgaggaggccgcGAACGCGGCGAAGCGGGCCGAACTGGAACTCCTGATGCTGGACGACAAGAAATCAGAAATCAAACACTTTGATATGAATGAGATTGAGAAGGCGCAGAAACAAGCccgcaagaagaacaagaagaaggcaaaggacCAGGCTCAAACAGTCAATGACGATTTCCAGATGGACGTCAGCGACCCTCGTTTCGCAAGGCTGTTCGAGAGCCACGAATATGCCATCGACCCTACCAACCCGAAGTTCAAACCCACACCGGGCATGAAAGCACTGCTGGATGAAGGGCGCAAGCGACGAAGGGATCGGGACGACCGAGGGGACGAAGAAGTAAGCACCTCGCGTGataggaagaagaaaaagcagaagcagagcgcTGCAGGCAACGCCGGCTCGGATGATTTGAAAAAGTTGGTGGACAAAGTGAAGCGGAACACGCAACAGACATGA
- a CDS encoding uridine kinase family protein, producing MESLSPLYSSATEKRYYSPPWADLSIIGIAGSSGSGKTSVAMEIVKSLNLPWVVILDMDSFYKSLTPEQHAKAHANEFDFDCPDAIDFDALVQTLRDLKQGKKANIPVYSFAEHQRQPQTTTLYSPHVLILEGILALHDPRIMEMLDVKIFVEADMDVCLGRRILRDVRERGRDIDGIIKQWFQFVKPSYKQYVEPQRSVSDIIIPRGIENRTAIDMVVKHIQRKLQEKSDKHSAELQKLEMIASEEQLSANVFLMPQTPQFISMNTILQDPATEQVDFVFYFDRLACLLIEKALDCTRYQPVKVETPQGMNYNGLHPEGLVSAVAILRGGSCLETALKRTIPDCITGRLLIQTNERNEEPELHYLKLPPGIEEHATVMLLDPQMASGGAALMAVRVLVDHGVAEDRIVFVTCAAGKVGLKRLSTVYPEVRVIVGRIEEEREPRWLEKRYFGC from the exons ATGGagtctctctctcctctttaCTCCTCGGCCACGGAGAAGAGATACTACTCTCCACCATGGGCGGATTTGAGTATCATTGGAATTGCAGGCAGCTCGGGCTCCGGCAAGACGTCTGTGGCCATGGAGATTGTTAAGTCCTTGAATCTGCCATGGGTTGTGATTCTTGATATG GACTCGTTCTATAAGAGTTTGACTCCAGAGCAACATGCCAAAGCGCATGCAAATGAATTCGATTTCGACTGTCCGGATGCAATCGACTTCGATGCATTAGTACAGACGTTAAGGGATCTCAAGCAAGG aaagaaagcaaACATACCTGTCTACTCTTTTGCTGAACATCAGCGCCAACCGCAGACGACCACTCTTTACTCGCCGCATGTCTTGATCTTAGAGGGAATTCTGGCGCTCCATGATCCTCGGATCATGGAGATGTTGGACGTCAAG ATTTTTGTCGAGGCAGATATGGATGTTTGCCTTGGACGCAGAA TATTGCGTGATGTCCGGGAGAGAGGCAGAGACATTGATGGTATCATTAAACAATGGTTCCAATTTGTCAAGCCATCGTATAAGCAATACGTCGAGCCTCAGCGGTCGGTTTCGG ATATTATCATCCCCCGCGGAATTGAGAACAGAACGGCTATCG ATATGGTTGTGAAACATATCCAGCGCAAACTTCAGGAGAAATCCGACAAACACAGCGCAGAGTtacagaagctggagatgatcGCTTCAGAAGAACAATTGTCGGCAAATGTGTTTCTCATGCCTCAGACCCCGCAATTCATCAGCATGAACACAATATTGCAGGACCCTGCCACGGAACAGGTTGATTTTGTCTTTTATTTTGACCGCCTCGCTTGTCTACTAATAGAGAA GGCCTTGGACTGTACTCGGTATCAACCGGTGAAGGTTGAGACCCCTCAAGGGATGAATTATAACGGGTTACATCCGGAAGGTCTAGTGTCTGCAGTAGCAATTTTGCGAGGTGGTTCTTGTCTTGAAACAGCTCTCAAGCGAACTATTCCTGACTGTATTACTGGTCGACTGCTCATTCAAACGAACGAGCGGAACGAGGAGCCAGAGCTGCATTACTTGAAACTGCCGCCAGGCATTGAAGAGCACGCAACAGTCATGCTCCTTGATCCTCAAATGGCTAGCGGAGGAGCTGCCCTGATGGCGGTTCGGGTCTTAGTTGATCACGGAGTCGCGGAAGACAGAATTGTCTTTGTGACCTGTGCCGCTGGAAAGGTTGGACTTAAGCGGCTTAGCACCGTTTACCCTGAAGTCAGGGTCATTGTAGGGAGGATCGAAGAGGAGCGAGAGCCTCGatggttggagaagagatatTTCGGATGTTAG
- a CDS encoding glucose-induced degradation complex GID8 yields the protein MSSANYMSPTSSTTTPTWHQFERKVDEIKPSKTDINYLVMDYLITNGYPAAAKKFAVEANIQPRADIESIQERVEIRTAIHSGNIQAAIEKINDLNPQILDENPSLHFALLRLQLVELIRTCMSTPNGDISPALEFATSQLAPRAPTNPQFLEDLERTLALLIFPTENLAPSLAPLLHPDLRKDIATRVNEAILQSQGARKEARLRNLVKLRAWAEQKAREAKKDLPEKLDLGLYDGNNVKNAQSTSQNGDSNDTVMANNGDVDPMIS from the exons ATGTCTTCAGCTAATTAC ATGTCTCCCACTTCCTCAACGACAACGCCAACATGGCATCAGTTCGAGCGGAAGGTCGATGAGATCAAACCGTCCAAAAC TGATATAAACTATCTAGTGATGGATTACCTTATTACCAATGGCTacccagctgctgcaaagaAATTTGCAGTTGAGGCAAACATACAACCCAGGGCGGACATTGAGTCCATCCAGGAAAGAGTAGAGATCCGCACTGCGATTCATTCTGGCAACATTCAAGCTGCaatcgagaagatcaatgatcTCAACCCACAG ATTTTGGATGAAAATCCATCTCTGCATTTCGCATTACTTCGCTTGCAGCTTGTGGAATTGATACGCACGTGCATGTCCACGCCCAATGGTGACATCAGCCCTGCCCTCGAGTTTGCGACTTCACAGCTCGCTCCGCGGGCGCCCACCAACCCTCAGTTTCTCGAGGACCTTGAGCGCACTCTTGCTCTTTTGATCTTCCCTACTGAGAACCTGGCGCCATCCCTTGCGCCATTGTTGCATCCTGACCTACGTAAAGATATTGCTACCAGGGTAAATGAAGCTATCCTGCAAAGCCAGGGTGCCCGTAAAGAAGCTCGGCTGCGCAATCTGGTTAAATTACGCGCCTGGGCGGAGCAGAAGGCCCGAGAAGCCAAGAAAGATCTTCCTGAGAAGCTCGACCTCGGACTCTATGATGGCAACAACGTAAAGAACGCTCAGAGCACCAGTCAGAATGGTGACTCAAATGATACTGTAATGGCCAACAACGGAGATGTTGACCCGATGATTTCATGA
- a CDS encoding putative NADH-ubiquinone oxidoreductase 64 kDa subunit, which produces MSTALLRSRPNTAALRRICLVSHRGQFPKPNSSISIVTSRALHTTRRRPVTQQRISNILHSASLSVRYESTGKDPMAKAARKSPALNILVKSFTYCGFFIVMTGVAVVAFFIYDATTYREDPSSEDIPVSELALNPRRGGPKNLPIAEVLVGDNDSEAMVQQNDKPRLVILGTGWGSIALLKNLNPGDYHVTVVSPTNYFLFTPMLPSATVGTLGLRSLVEPVRRIIQRVHGHFLKAEAEDVDFSEKLVEVSQVDANGKKQNFYLPYDKLVIAVGCVTNPHGVKGLEHCNFLKTIDDARKIKNKILENMELACLPTTSDEERRRLLSFVVCGGGPTGVEFAAELFDLLNEDLLHSFPKILRNEISVHIIQSRSHILNTYDEALSKYAEARFNRDHVEVLTNARVKEVRDDRVLFTQVENGQPVVKEIPMGFCLWSTGVDRAELCKKLCDKLEAQNNKHALETDTHLRLIGAPLGDVYAIGDCSTVQNKVADNIISFLRTIAWEKGQDPQKVHLTFREWKDVANRVRKRFPQAANHLRRLDKLFEQYDKDRSGTLDFGELHELLHQIDTKLTSLPATAQRANQQGQYLGRKLTKIAAALPGMRANEIEHGDVDNIVYKPFRYKHLGSLAYISNAAVFDFGGLNFSGGVLAMYLWRSVYFAESVSFRTRCMLAMDWAKRALFGRDLMSF; this is translated from the exons ATGAGCACGGCGCTACTCCGAAGCCGCCCAAACACTGCGGCGCTCAGGAGGATCTGTCTTGTATCACATAGAGGTCAATTCCCGAAACCTAACTCCTCAATTAGCATTGTTACGTCTCGAGCTTTACATACGACCCGGCGGCGACCAGTGACCCAGCAGCGCATCTCAAATATCCTGCACAGTGCGTCGTTATCAGTTCGATATGAGTCGACGGGAAAGGACCCAATGGCTAAAGCGGCCCGCAAATCCCCTGCCCTCAACATACTCGTAAAGAGCTTCACATACTGTGGATTTTTCATTGTCATGACTGGTGTTGCAGTAGTCGCGTTCTTCATCTACGATGCGACCACATACCGTGAAGACCCTAGCTCTGAAGACATTCCTGTGTCTGAATTGGCACTTAACCCTCGACGCGGGGGCCCGAAGAACCTGCCTATAGCGGAGGTCCTGGTGGGAGACAACGACTCGGAGGCGATGGTGCAGCAGAACGACAAGCCACGTTTGGTCATTCTGGGCACGGGCTGGGGCAGTATCGCGCTTCTTAAAAATCTCAATCCTGGAGATTATCATGTCACTGTGGTATCGCCGACGAACTATTTCCTTTTCACGCCTATGTTGCCCTCTGCGACGGTTGGGACTCTGGGGCTGCGCTCGCTTGTTGAGCCTGTCCGGCGAATCATCCAACGAGTACATGGCCATTTCTTGAAGGCAGAGGCCGAAGATGTGGATTTTTCGGAAAAGCTGGTTGAGGTGTCTCAAGTTGATGCCAATGGCAAAAAGCAGAACTTTTACCTTCCGTACGACAAGCTGGTAATTGCTGTTG GATGTGTCACAAACCCCCACGGTGTCAAAGGACTCGAGCATTGTAATTTCCTGAAGACGATCGATGATGCTCGTAaaatcaagaacaagatccTCGAGAACATGGAGTTGGCTTGTTTACCGACTACTAGCGACGAAGAACGTCGGCGTCTGTTGTCGTTCGTTGTCTGCGGCGGTGGCCCGACAGGCGTCGAGTTCGCAGCCGAATTGTTCGACTTGCTCAATGAGGACCTGCTTCACTCGTTCCCAAAGATTTTGAGAAATGAGATCTCCGTTCACATCATTCAGAGTCGGAGCCATATCCTGAACACTTACGATGAGGCTCTGTCTAAGTATGCCGAA GCCCGTTTTAACCGTGATCACGTTGAAGTCCTGACAAATGCGCGAGTGAAGGAGGTCCGCGACGACAGAGTTTTGTTCACTCAAGTCGAGAATGGCCAGCCGGTGGTGAAGGAAATCCCAATGGGTTTCTGCCTTTGGTCGACCGGAGTTG ATCGCGCTGAACTTTGCAAGAAACTCTGCGACAAGCTTGAGGCCCAGAACAATAAGCACGCTCTGGAAACTGACACTCACCTGCGTCTAATCGGAGCTCCATTGGGCGACGTGTATGCCATCGGTGACTGTTCGACCGTCCAGAACAAGGTCGCCGATAATATCATTTCGTTCCTGCGCACTATCGCCTGGGAGAAGGGCCAGGATCCCCAGAAAGTCCACCTCACGTTCCGAGAATGGAAAGACGTAGCCAACCGAGTCAGGAAGCGTTTCCCCCAGGCAGCCAACCACCTCCGCCGACTAGACAAGCTGTTCGAACAGTATGACAAGGACCGCTCCGGCACCCTCGACTTCGGCGAACTGCACGAACTCCTCCACCAGATCGACACCAAGCTCACCTCCCTCCCGGCCACCGCCCAGCGCGCCAACCAACAAGGCCAATATCTGGGCCGCAAACTCACCAAGATCGCAGCTGCGCTCCCCGGCATGCGAGCCAACGAGATCGAACACGGCGACGTCGACAACATCGTTTACAAACCCTTCAGATACAAGCATCTCGGCAGCCTGGCATACATCAGCAACGCGGCCGTCTTCGACTTCGGCGGACTCAATTTCAGCGGTGGCGTTCTGGCCATGTACCTGTGGCGAAGCGTCTATTTCGCGGAGAGCGTCAGCTTCCGCACACGGTGCATGCTGGCCATGGACTGGGCCAAGAGAGCACTTTTTGGACGAG ATCTTATGAGCTTCTAA